The Sus scrofa isolate TJ Tabasco breed Duroc chromosome X, Sscrofa11.1, whole genome shotgun sequence genome has a segment encoding these proteins:
- the NLRP12L gene encoding NACHT, LRR and PYD domains-containing protein 3 isoform X3 has protein sequence MNSQKKRKDMEPACTWSLLSEQKAASSSLTSSSWKELTDYREVFKKHLKEKYLKIGVDKCYHHGKHIDSRLLVVKEHCISEKPSCGIPQQDNFIEMEHVFDPDEEGSSSPRTVVLQGCAGIGKTAVVHKFMFDWAAGMVTPGRFDYVIYINCREISHFANLSAADLITNTFQDVDGPILDVILTYPEKLLFILDGFPELQYRVGDQDEDLSANPQERKPVETLLCSFVRKKLFPESSLLITARPATMKKLHSLLKQPLQAEILWFTDAEKRAYFLSQFPGANAAMRVFHGLQENEGLDIMSSLPIISWMICSVLQSQGDGDRTLMRSLQTMTDMYLFYFSKCLKTLIGISVWKGQSCLWGLCSLAAEGLQNQKVLFEVSDLRRHGIGVYDTSCTFLNHFLKKVKGGGSVYTFLHFSFQEFLTAVFYALKNDSSWMFSDQVGKTWQEIFQQYGKGFSSLTIQFLFGLLHKGKGKAVETTFGRKVSLGLREELLKWTEKEIKDKSSRLQIEPMDLFHCLYEIQEEEYAKRIIDDLGSIILLQPTYTKMDILAMSFCVKSSHSHLSVSLKCQHLLGFEEEDRASAFMPPASTFNQPFQLCTLPVSPLHLFCQALRNPYCKVKELKLIFCHLTSSYGRDLSLVFETNQYLTDLEFVKNTLEDSGMKLLCEGLKQPNCILQTLRLYRCLIPSASCGALAAVLSTNQWLTELEFSETKLEASALKLLCEGLKDPNCKVQKLNLSTCSLTDASCVELSSFLQVSQTLKELFVFANALGDTGVQHLCEGLHHPSGTIQNLVLSECSLSAACCESLAQVLSSTRSLTRLLLINNKIEDLGLKLLCEGLKQPDCQLKDLSLWTCHLTGECCQDLCDALYTNEHLRVLDLSDNALGDEGMQVLCEGLKHPSCKLQTLWLAECHLTDACCGALASVLKRNENLTLLDLSGNDLKDFGVQMLCDALIDPKCRLQTFYIDTDHLHEETFRKIEALKMSKPGITW, from the exons ATGAAcagtcaaaagaaaagaaaagatatggaACCTGCTTGTACCTGGAGTTTATTGTCTGAACAGAAAG CTGCTTCAAGTTCTCTGACTTCATCTTCATGGAAGGAGCTTACAG ATTACCGGGAAGTATTTAAAAaacatctaaaagaaaaatacctaaaaataggAGTCGATAAATGTTATCACCACGGCAAGCATATAGACTCACGACTGCTTGTTGTAAAAGAACACTGTATATCAGAAAAGCCATCATGCGGAATTCCTCAACAAGATAATTTTATTGAGATGGAACATGTGTTTGATCCTGATGAAGAGGGCTCCAGCTCACCCCGAACTGTGGTGCTTCAGGGATGTGCTGGGATTGGGAAAACAGCTGTGGTGCATAAGTTCATGTTTGACTGGGCAGCAGGAATGGTTACTCCAGGCAGATTTGACTATGTCATCTACATCAACTGCAGAGAAATAAGCCATTTTGCTAACCTTAGTGCTGCTGACCTGATCACTAACACTTTTCAAGATGTAGATGGACCAATCCTGGATGTTATTCTTACATATCCAGAGAAGCTTCTGTTCATTCTGGATGGGTTTCCTGAGCTTCAGTACCGTGTAGGTGACCAGGATGAGGATCTTAGTGCCAACCCCCAGGAGAGGAAGCCAGTAGAGACCCTCTTATGTAGTTTTGTGAGGAAAAAACTGTTCCCAGAATCCTCCCTCCTGATAACTGCTCGGCCTGCGACCATGAAGAAGCTCCACTCTCTGTTAAAACAACCTCTCCAGGCAGAGATCCTGTGGTTTACAGATGCTGAAAAGAGAGCATATTTCTTGAGTCAGTTTCCAGGTGCTAATGCAGCAATGAGAGTCTTTCATGGTCTGCAAGAAAATGAAGGCCTTGACATTATGTCTTCTCTTCCCATCATCTCCTGGATGATCTGCAGTGTTCTGCAGTCACAAGGAGATGGTGACAGAACTCTTATGAGGTCACTTCAGACCATGACTGATATGTATCTGTTCTACTTTTCCAAGTGCCTCAAAACCCTTATAGGCATCTCAGTGTGGAAGGGACAAAGTTGCCTGTGGGGCCTTTGCTCTTTGGCTGCAGAGGGACTTCAGAACCAGAAGGTCCTATTTGAAGTCAGTGACCTCAGAAGACATGGGATAGGAGTGTATGATACCAGCTGCACTTTTCTCAATCACtttttgaaaaaagttaaaggaGGTGGAAGTGTCTACACTTTCCTTCACTTTAGTTTCCAAGAATTCCTGACCGCTGTGTTCTATGCCCTGAAGAATGACAGCAGTTGGATGTTTTCTGATCAAGTGGGGAAAACTTGGCAAGAAATATTCCAACAATACGGAAAAGGGTTTTCATCATTAACAATACAATTCTTATTTGGCCTCTTAcataaaggaaagggaaaggctGTGGAAACTACTTTTGGAAGAAAAGTCTCTCTGGGACTTCGAGAGGAGTTATTGAAGTGgactgagaaagaaataaaggataaaTCTTCTAGGTTACAGATTGAGCCAATGGATTTGTTTCACTGTTTGTATGAGATTCAGGAAGAAGAATATGCAAAAAGGATAATTGATGATTTAGGGTCAATTATACTGCTTCAACCTACCTATACAAAAATGGACATTCTGGCTATGTCGTTCTGTGTAAAAAGCAGCCATAGTCACCTGTCAGTGTCTCTGAAGTGTCAGCACCTACTTGGATTTGAAGAGGAAGATCGAGCCTCAGCATTCATGCCACCAGCCTCGACATTTAATCA GCCCTTCCAACTGTGCACTTTGCCAGTATCTCCACTACATTTGTTCTGCCAAGCACTCCGTAACCCATACTGTAAAGTCAAAGAACTGAA aCTGATTTTCTGCCACCTCACATCTTCTTATGGCAGAGACCTCTCCTTAGTATTTGAAACCAACCAGTATCTGACAGATTTGGAATTTGTGAAAAATACCTTGGAAGATTCTGGAATGAAGCTTCTGTGTGAAGGACTAAAACAGCCAAACTGTATCTTACAGACATTGAG gtTGTACCGGTGCCTTATCCCTTCTGCTTCTTGTGGGGCGCTGGCGGCTGTTCTCAGCACCAATCAGTGGCTCACTGAGCTGGAATTTAGTGAAACAAAACTGGAAGCCTCAGCTTTGAAATTGCTCTGTGAAGGCTTAAAGGATCCAAATTGCAAAGTACAGAAGCTCAA CTTGAGCACATGTTCCCTGACAGATGCTAGCTGTGTGGAGCTCTCTTCTTTCTTGCAAGTGAGTCAGACTTTAAAAGAGCTGTTTGTGTTTGCCAATGCCCTTGGGGACACAGGAGTACAGCATCTCTGTGAAGGTCTGCACCATCCGAGTGGTACAATCCAGAATCTTGT GCTATCGGAATGTTCCCTCTCTGCAGCTTGTTGTGAGTCCCTGGCCCAAGTCCTGAGCTCCACCCGGAGCCTGACAAGGCTGCTTCTAATTAATAACAAAATTGAAGATTTGGGACTGAAATTGCTGTGTGAAGGATTAAAACAGCCTGACTGTCAGTTAAAGGATTTGTC ACTGTGGACCTGTCACCTGACTGGAGAGTGTTGTCAGGATTTGTGCGATGCACTGTATACCAATGAACACCTGAGAGTCCTTGACCTCAGTGACAATGCCTTAGGGGATGAGGGCATGCAGGTGCTGTGCGAAGGGCTGAAACACCCCTCCTGCAAGCTGCAGACCTTGTG GCTAGCAGAATGTCATCTCACAGATGCGTGCTGTGGAGCCCTCGCTTCTGTCCTCAAGAGAAATGAGAACCTAACGTTGCTAGACTTAAGTGGAAATGACCTCAAGGATTTTGGAGTTCAAATGCTCTGTGATGCACTGATTGATCCCAAATGTAGACTACAGACGTTCTA
- the NLRP12L gene encoding NACHT, LRR and PYD domains-containing protein 12 isoform X2 — MNSQKKRKDMEPACTWSLLSEQKAASSSLTSSSWKELTDYREVFKKHLKEKYLKIGVDKCYHHGKHIDSRLLVVKEHCISEKPSCGIPQQDNFIEMEHVFDPDEEGSSSPRTVVLQGCAGIGKTAVVHKFMFDWAAGMVTPGRFDYVIYINCREISHFANLSAADLITNTFQDVDGPILDVILTYPEKLLFILDGFPELQYRVGDQDEDLSANPQERKPVETLLCSFVRKKLFPESSLLITARPATMKKLHSLLKQPLQAEILWFTDAEKRAYFLSQFPGANAAMRVFHGLQENEGLDIMSSLPIISWMICSVLQSQGDGDRTLMRSLQTMTDMYLFYFSKCLKTLIGISVWKGQSCLWGLCSLAAEGLQNQKVLFEVSDLRRHGIGVYDTSCTFLNHFLKKVKGGGSVYTFLHFSFQEFLTAVFYALKNDSSWMFSDQVGKTWQEIFQQYGKGFSSLTIQFLFGLLHKGKGKAVETTFGRKVSLGLREELLKWTEKEIKDKSSRLQIEPMDLFHCLYEIQEEEYAKRIIDDLGSIILLQPTYTKMDILAMSFCVKSSHSHLSVSLKCQHLLGFEEEDRASAFMPPASTFNQPFQLCTLPVSPLHLFCQALRNPYCKVKELKLIFCHLTSSYGRDLSLVFETNQYLTDLEFVKNTLEDSGMKLLCEGLKQPNCILQTLRLYRCLIPSASCGALAAVLSTNQWLTELEFSETKLEASALKLLCEGLKDPNCKVQKLKLCASFLPGSSEAVCKYLASVLICNPNLTELDLSENPLGDTGVKHLCEGLRHSNCKVEKLDLSTCSLTDASCVELSSFLQVSQTLKELFVFANALGDTGVQHLCEGLHHPSGTIQNLVLSECSLSAACCESLAQVLSSTRSLTRLLLINNKIEDLGLKLLCEGLKQPDCQLKDLSLWTCHLTGECCQDLCDALYTNEHLRVLDLSDNALGDEGMQVLCEGLKHPSCKLQTLWLAECHLTDACCGALASVLKRNENLTLLDLSGNDLKDFGVQMLCDALIDPKCRLQTFYLSSVIQPEFPRLLNSHAY; from the exons ATGAAcagtcaaaagaaaagaaaagatatggaACCTGCTTGTACCTGGAGTTTATTGTCTGAACAGAAAG CTGCTTCAAGTTCTCTGACTTCATCTTCATGGAAGGAGCTTACAG ATTACCGGGAAGTATTTAAAAaacatctaaaagaaaaatacctaaaaataggAGTCGATAAATGTTATCACCACGGCAAGCATATAGACTCACGACTGCTTGTTGTAAAAGAACACTGTATATCAGAAAAGCCATCATGCGGAATTCCTCAACAAGATAATTTTATTGAGATGGAACATGTGTTTGATCCTGATGAAGAGGGCTCCAGCTCACCCCGAACTGTGGTGCTTCAGGGATGTGCTGGGATTGGGAAAACAGCTGTGGTGCATAAGTTCATGTTTGACTGGGCAGCAGGAATGGTTACTCCAGGCAGATTTGACTATGTCATCTACATCAACTGCAGAGAAATAAGCCATTTTGCTAACCTTAGTGCTGCTGACCTGATCACTAACACTTTTCAAGATGTAGATGGACCAATCCTGGATGTTATTCTTACATATCCAGAGAAGCTTCTGTTCATTCTGGATGGGTTTCCTGAGCTTCAGTACCGTGTAGGTGACCAGGATGAGGATCTTAGTGCCAACCCCCAGGAGAGGAAGCCAGTAGAGACCCTCTTATGTAGTTTTGTGAGGAAAAAACTGTTCCCAGAATCCTCCCTCCTGATAACTGCTCGGCCTGCGACCATGAAGAAGCTCCACTCTCTGTTAAAACAACCTCTCCAGGCAGAGATCCTGTGGTTTACAGATGCTGAAAAGAGAGCATATTTCTTGAGTCAGTTTCCAGGTGCTAATGCAGCAATGAGAGTCTTTCATGGTCTGCAAGAAAATGAAGGCCTTGACATTATGTCTTCTCTTCCCATCATCTCCTGGATGATCTGCAGTGTTCTGCAGTCACAAGGAGATGGTGACAGAACTCTTATGAGGTCACTTCAGACCATGACTGATATGTATCTGTTCTACTTTTCCAAGTGCCTCAAAACCCTTATAGGCATCTCAGTGTGGAAGGGACAAAGTTGCCTGTGGGGCCTTTGCTCTTTGGCTGCAGAGGGACTTCAGAACCAGAAGGTCCTATTTGAAGTCAGTGACCTCAGAAGACATGGGATAGGAGTGTATGATACCAGCTGCACTTTTCTCAATCACtttttgaaaaaagttaaaggaGGTGGAAGTGTCTACACTTTCCTTCACTTTAGTTTCCAAGAATTCCTGACCGCTGTGTTCTATGCCCTGAAGAATGACAGCAGTTGGATGTTTTCTGATCAAGTGGGGAAAACTTGGCAAGAAATATTCCAACAATACGGAAAAGGGTTTTCATCATTAACAATACAATTCTTATTTGGCCTCTTAcataaaggaaagggaaaggctGTGGAAACTACTTTTGGAAGAAAAGTCTCTCTGGGACTTCGAGAGGAGTTATTGAAGTGgactgagaaagaaataaaggataaaTCTTCTAGGTTACAGATTGAGCCAATGGATTTGTTTCACTGTTTGTATGAGATTCAGGAAGAAGAATATGCAAAAAGGATAATTGATGATTTAGGGTCAATTATACTGCTTCAACCTACCTATACAAAAATGGACATTCTGGCTATGTCGTTCTGTGTAAAAAGCAGCCATAGTCACCTGTCAGTGTCTCTGAAGTGTCAGCACCTACTTGGATTTGAAGAGGAAGATCGAGCCTCAGCATTCATGCCACCAGCCTCGACATTTAATCA GCCCTTCCAACTGTGCACTTTGCCAGTATCTCCACTACATTTGTTCTGCCAAGCACTCCGTAACCCATACTGTAAAGTCAAAGAACTGAA aCTGATTTTCTGCCACCTCACATCTTCTTATGGCAGAGACCTCTCCTTAGTATTTGAAACCAACCAGTATCTGACAGATTTGGAATTTGTGAAAAATACCTTGGAAGATTCTGGAATGAAGCTTCTGTGTGAAGGACTAAAACAGCCAAACTGTATCTTACAGACATTGAG gtTGTACCGGTGCCTTATCCCTTCTGCTTCTTGTGGGGCGCTGGCGGCTGTTCTCAGCACCAATCAGTGGCTCACTGAGCTGGAATTTAGTGAAACAAAACTGGAAGCCTCAGCTTTGAAATTGCTCTGTGAAGGCTTAAAGGATCCAAATTGCAAAGTACAGAAGCTCAA GTTGTGTGCTAGCTTTCTCCCTGGAAGCTCAGAGGCTGTTTGCAAATATCTTGCCTCTGTTCTCATTTGTAATCCAAACCTCACTGAGCTGGACCTGAGTGAAAATCCCCTGGGCGACACAGGGGTGAAGCATCTCTGTGAGGGTCTCAGACATTCCAACTGTAAAGTGGAGAAACTAGA CTTGAGCACATGTTCCCTGACAGATGCTAGCTGTGTGGAGCTCTCTTCTTTCTTGCAAGTGAGTCAGACTTTAAAAGAGCTGTTTGTGTTTGCCAATGCCCTTGGGGACACAGGAGTACAGCATCTCTGTGAAGGTCTGCACCATCCGAGTGGTACAATCCAGAATCTTGT GCTATCGGAATGTTCCCTCTCTGCAGCTTGTTGTGAGTCCCTGGCCCAAGTCCTGAGCTCCACCCGGAGCCTGACAAGGCTGCTTCTAATTAATAACAAAATTGAAGATTTGGGACTGAAATTGCTGTGTGAAGGATTAAAACAGCCTGACTGTCAGTTAAAGGATTTGTC ACTGTGGACCTGTCACCTGACTGGAGAGTGTTGTCAGGATTTGTGCGATGCACTGTATACCAATGAACACCTGAGAGTCCTTGACCTCAGTGACAATGCCTTAGGGGATGAGGGCATGCAGGTGCTGTGCGAAGGGCTGAAACACCCCTCCTGCAAGCTGCAGACCTTGTG GCTAGCAGAATGTCATCTCACAGATGCGTGCTGTGGAGCCCTCGCTTCTGTCCTCAAGAGAAATGAGAACCTAACGTTGCTAGACTTAAGTGGAAATGACCTCAAGGATTTTGGAGTTCAAATGCTCTGTGATGCACTGATTGATCCCAAATGTAGACTACAGACGTTCTA
- the NLRP12L gene encoding NACHT, LRR and PYD domains-containing protein 12 isoform X1, which yields MNSQKKRKDMEPACTWSLLSEQKAASSSLTSSSWKELTDYREVFKKHLKEKYLKIGVDKCYHHGKHIDSRLLVVKEHCISEKPSCGIPQQDNFIEMEHVFDPDEEGSSSPRTVVLQGCAGIGKTAVVHKFMFDWAAGMVTPGRFDYVIYINCREISHFANLSAADLITNTFQDVDGPILDVILTYPEKLLFILDGFPELQYRVGDQDEDLSANPQERKPVETLLCSFVRKKLFPESSLLITARPATMKKLHSLLKQPLQAEILWFTDAEKRAYFLSQFPGANAAMRVFHGLQENEGLDIMSSLPIISWMICSVLQSQGDGDRTLMRSLQTMTDMYLFYFSKCLKTLIGISVWKGQSCLWGLCSLAAEGLQNQKVLFEVSDLRRHGIGVYDTSCTFLNHFLKKVKGGGSVYTFLHFSFQEFLTAVFYALKNDSSWMFSDQVGKTWQEIFQQYGKGFSSLTIQFLFGLLHKGKGKAVETTFGRKVSLGLREELLKWTEKEIKDKSSRLQIEPMDLFHCLYEIQEEEYAKRIIDDLGSIILLQPTYTKMDILAMSFCVKSSHSHLSVSLKCQHLLGFEEEDRASAFMPPASTFNQPFQLCTLPVSPLHLFCQALRNPYCKVKELKLIFCHLTSSYGRDLSLVFETNQYLTDLEFVKNTLEDSGMKLLCEGLKQPNCILQTLRLYRCLIPSASCGALAAVLSTNQWLTELEFSETKLEASALKLLCEGLKDPNCKVQKLKLCASFLPGSSEAVCKYLASVLICNPNLTELDLSENPLGDTGVKHLCEGLRHSNCKVEKLDLSTCSLTDASCVELSSFLQVSQTLKELFVFANALGDTGVQHLCEGLHHPSGTIQNLVLSECSLSAACCESLAQVLSSTRSLTRLLLINNKIEDLGLKLLCEGLKQPDCQLKDLSLWTCHLTGECCQDLCDALYTNEHLRVLDLSDNALGDEGMQVLCEGLKHPSCKLQTLWLAECHLTDACCGALASVLKRNENLTLLDLSGNDLKDFGVQMLCDALIDPKCRLQTFYIDTDHLHEETFRKIEALKMSKPGITW from the exons ATGAAcagtcaaaagaaaagaaaagatatggaACCTGCTTGTACCTGGAGTTTATTGTCTGAACAGAAAG CTGCTTCAAGTTCTCTGACTTCATCTTCATGGAAGGAGCTTACAG ATTACCGGGAAGTATTTAAAAaacatctaaaagaaaaatacctaaaaataggAGTCGATAAATGTTATCACCACGGCAAGCATATAGACTCACGACTGCTTGTTGTAAAAGAACACTGTATATCAGAAAAGCCATCATGCGGAATTCCTCAACAAGATAATTTTATTGAGATGGAACATGTGTTTGATCCTGATGAAGAGGGCTCCAGCTCACCCCGAACTGTGGTGCTTCAGGGATGTGCTGGGATTGGGAAAACAGCTGTGGTGCATAAGTTCATGTTTGACTGGGCAGCAGGAATGGTTACTCCAGGCAGATTTGACTATGTCATCTACATCAACTGCAGAGAAATAAGCCATTTTGCTAACCTTAGTGCTGCTGACCTGATCACTAACACTTTTCAAGATGTAGATGGACCAATCCTGGATGTTATTCTTACATATCCAGAGAAGCTTCTGTTCATTCTGGATGGGTTTCCTGAGCTTCAGTACCGTGTAGGTGACCAGGATGAGGATCTTAGTGCCAACCCCCAGGAGAGGAAGCCAGTAGAGACCCTCTTATGTAGTTTTGTGAGGAAAAAACTGTTCCCAGAATCCTCCCTCCTGATAACTGCTCGGCCTGCGACCATGAAGAAGCTCCACTCTCTGTTAAAACAACCTCTCCAGGCAGAGATCCTGTGGTTTACAGATGCTGAAAAGAGAGCATATTTCTTGAGTCAGTTTCCAGGTGCTAATGCAGCAATGAGAGTCTTTCATGGTCTGCAAGAAAATGAAGGCCTTGACATTATGTCTTCTCTTCCCATCATCTCCTGGATGATCTGCAGTGTTCTGCAGTCACAAGGAGATGGTGACAGAACTCTTATGAGGTCACTTCAGACCATGACTGATATGTATCTGTTCTACTTTTCCAAGTGCCTCAAAACCCTTATAGGCATCTCAGTGTGGAAGGGACAAAGTTGCCTGTGGGGCCTTTGCTCTTTGGCTGCAGAGGGACTTCAGAACCAGAAGGTCCTATTTGAAGTCAGTGACCTCAGAAGACATGGGATAGGAGTGTATGATACCAGCTGCACTTTTCTCAATCACtttttgaaaaaagttaaaggaGGTGGAAGTGTCTACACTTTCCTTCACTTTAGTTTCCAAGAATTCCTGACCGCTGTGTTCTATGCCCTGAAGAATGACAGCAGTTGGATGTTTTCTGATCAAGTGGGGAAAACTTGGCAAGAAATATTCCAACAATACGGAAAAGGGTTTTCATCATTAACAATACAATTCTTATTTGGCCTCTTAcataaaggaaagggaaaggctGTGGAAACTACTTTTGGAAGAAAAGTCTCTCTGGGACTTCGAGAGGAGTTATTGAAGTGgactgagaaagaaataaaggataaaTCTTCTAGGTTACAGATTGAGCCAATGGATTTGTTTCACTGTTTGTATGAGATTCAGGAAGAAGAATATGCAAAAAGGATAATTGATGATTTAGGGTCAATTATACTGCTTCAACCTACCTATACAAAAATGGACATTCTGGCTATGTCGTTCTGTGTAAAAAGCAGCCATAGTCACCTGTCAGTGTCTCTGAAGTGTCAGCACCTACTTGGATTTGAAGAGGAAGATCGAGCCTCAGCATTCATGCCACCAGCCTCGACATTTAATCA GCCCTTCCAACTGTGCACTTTGCCAGTATCTCCACTACATTTGTTCTGCCAAGCACTCCGTAACCCATACTGTAAAGTCAAAGAACTGAA aCTGATTTTCTGCCACCTCACATCTTCTTATGGCAGAGACCTCTCCTTAGTATTTGAAACCAACCAGTATCTGACAGATTTGGAATTTGTGAAAAATACCTTGGAAGATTCTGGAATGAAGCTTCTGTGTGAAGGACTAAAACAGCCAAACTGTATCTTACAGACATTGAG gtTGTACCGGTGCCTTATCCCTTCTGCTTCTTGTGGGGCGCTGGCGGCTGTTCTCAGCACCAATCAGTGGCTCACTGAGCTGGAATTTAGTGAAACAAAACTGGAAGCCTCAGCTTTGAAATTGCTCTGTGAAGGCTTAAAGGATCCAAATTGCAAAGTACAGAAGCTCAA GTTGTGTGCTAGCTTTCTCCCTGGAAGCTCAGAGGCTGTTTGCAAATATCTTGCCTCTGTTCTCATTTGTAATCCAAACCTCACTGAGCTGGACCTGAGTGAAAATCCCCTGGGCGACACAGGGGTGAAGCATCTCTGTGAGGGTCTCAGACATTCCAACTGTAAAGTGGAGAAACTAGA CTTGAGCACATGTTCCCTGACAGATGCTAGCTGTGTGGAGCTCTCTTCTTTCTTGCAAGTGAGTCAGACTTTAAAAGAGCTGTTTGTGTTTGCCAATGCCCTTGGGGACACAGGAGTACAGCATCTCTGTGAAGGTCTGCACCATCCGAGTGGTACAATCCAGAATCTTGT GCTATCGGAATGTTCCCTCTCTGCAGCTTGTTGTGAGTCCCTGGCCCAAGTCCTGAGCTCCACCCGGAGCCTGACAAGGCTGCTTCTAATTAATAACAAAATTGAAGATTTGGGACTGAAATTGCTGTGTGAAGGATTAAAACAGCCTGACTGTCAGTTAAAGGATTTGTC ACTGTGGACCTGTCACCTGACTGGAGAGTGTTGTCAGGATTTGTGCGATGCACTGTATACCAATGAACACCTGAGAGTCCTTGACCTCAGTGACAATGCCTTAGGGGATGAGGGCATGCAGGTGCTGTGCGAAGGGCTGAAACACCCCTCCTGCAAGCTGCAGACCTTGTG GCTAGCAGAATGTCATCTCACAGATGCGTGCTGTGGAGCCCTCGCTTCTGTCCTCAAGAGAAATGAGAACCTAACGTTGCTAGACTTAAGTGGAAATGACCTCAAGGATTTTGGAGTTCAAATGCTCTGTGATGCACTGATTGATCCCAAATGTAGACTACAGACGTTCTA